The Candidatus Nitrosotenuis cloacae DNA window ACCTGCGCATCCTGGAACTTGCCCCAAATGTAGGTCACCATATTGGGAAAAACCAATACAAAGAAAATCAGTGAGTGAGTCTAGGAAGAAGAAATAACAGTGTGATCTATTTGTCGGGCTGTGTTGATGCATGTTTTTTCATAAAGTTAGTGAATTTGTGATACATCGGCATCATATCCAATATTGCTAGTTTTTTCGCCGATACATCCACAATGGTTCTTTCAAGATGAAGTTTCTGCCATATTTCCAGTGTAGGATCATTCCGCATGTTTTTTAGATTTTGAATGCATTCTTCGATTCTCTCAATTTGTTTCTGGCAATCGAGAACGAATCCTCCTAATGCTTGTTCATTAACCCATAGTTCTGCTTCTTTCATTACCCATTGTTTATCACGCTTTACAGTAGATGGTGAAATTTTTAGCTCCAATGCAATTTCGTCAATTGACTTGCTTAGCATCATGCACTGCGCAACTTTGGAACGTCTAGCTAGAGATTTTACAGTAATTTTCTCATCATTTGATTCGTAATCGCTCAATACTTTCTGTATTAGCTAGTTGCAGTAAAAAACAACTTGTTAGTACCCTCCCCCCCAAGCTCAAATCTCATGGCTGGAAATGAGCTAGTAAGTATCATTTTGCCCTTTGGTAATGGTGCAGAATCTGCACCTTTTTCAAATGCCGGCAAATTACCGGTATAATGTATGATAAACGTAGGGATAATCAGAAGTTAC harbors:
- a CDS encoding helix-turn-helix transcriptional regulator gives rise to the protein MSDYESNDEKITVKSLARRSKVAQCMMLSKSIDEIALELKISPSTVKRDKQWVMKEAELWVNEQALGGFVLDCQKQIERIEECIQNLKNMRNDPTLEIWQKLHLERTIVDVSAKKLAILDMMPMYHKFTNFMKKHASTQPDK